TTTGAACTGATTCACCAGTTTGTGAATTAATGTGTGTCTGTTactcctgctgcttcagctttttaagttgtttttattgGTTCTTAATTGTAATTTGTTTCCCAATAATTTGATGAAAATAAATACGCTTTAGTAATAAATGTGACTGACAGCATGTGTTCATGAGTGGTCTGTTCATCATTGTTGTCTCTctggcttcagcttcagcctgcaGTGGCGCCTCCAGTGGCTCATGGCTCAGTGTGAATCTGATCTCCTCCCATTAAGCTTGTTAACTCTCTGTGGATTAGGGTCGGTGTATCTAACAGgcagccccctccccctcatTGACCTCTGACAAGTGTGAGtctctctgctgtctgtgtctttgtttcctttctgtCATTCTGACACAACTGCATGAGGCACAGTCACATTTTTGGGGAATGTGCCGTTCTCCCTGTTTGTGGTGGCGTGTCTATGTCTGAGGCCTCTGACCTGCAGAACAGGCTTGGTCAGGGTGGATGTGGAGCACCGAGGGTTAGTCAGGGTGGACGTGGAGGCTTGGCTTGTCTCGAGTGGACGTGGAGGCTTGGCTTGGTGGTGCTGACTGACAGACGTGAGTAAAGTGGATTAGTGTCTGAGCgtgaagctgagcagcagccgagGCTCTGAGACGTGAGTAACACTGCGCTGAGTGTTAGTGTTAATGTTTCGAAAAGTGGTTCagactgttgttgtttgtgtttctgaaggCGAGCGTCAGGTCGTCAGAGGTTTAGATTCTCAGAAGGCACGAAGAAAACTAACACACCATTCAGTTTATTACTGAGGCTCAGGACCAGAACCGGTCTTTAGTCCACCACTTGAGGTGTTGACACGTTCTGAACTAAACGTCTGCTTTGCTTTATCTTTTAACtctattttgttttctttcttgtaATTTATGTAAGTAGCAGAAATGTAAATGCTCCTTCTGCTTGTGTGGCGTCTTGTCCAACAGTTCTGTTGTtacagagtgtgtgtatgtgattgGTGCTTGGTGCTCATGGTTCGGTGCTGATTGAGCCTCTTTGTTTTGCTCACCAACATCGTGTGACTTCAACACAGAGACGTCTTTGTAACGTTACAGCTGGAGAGAATGTTAAAGACGGATTCATGCTTCATTGTTTAATGCATGGAGGTTCTGGTGTCATGTTCTAGACAAACCCATTATCACATTTGGACCTGAAAGTCAAAGACACATTACCGATCAGATTGTTCCTTTGGATGACATCATGTCGCTTCAGGTTATGACCACATCTCTCCTTTACAACATCATCCTTTTCTACCAACTACCATCTGAGGAATATCACTAAAACCAGGAGCCTCCTCCCTCAGAGTGATGCTGATCAGTGACTCCATCACTAGTTCAGACAGCGCCACTTTTTGTCCCACCTACCACGGGGTCATTTAAACGCACCTGCATTATTGGCACCAGCTGCCTGGTCGTAAATGGTTACATGGAGTGTTATTATGAACTGGACTCAGACGGTGAGAAACCTGAAACCTTCCATTAATATGCACCAACCGGGACTAAACATCTTAGTCACTGCGTTAAGCCGCGACGCGTCAGACTGACCGGGGATCAGCGGTAATCGGCTGCCAACCAGTTTACCAGGTGCTTTGGTGCTGGAGGATCAGACGGAGCAGCCAGCGGTCTTGGCTGTGCGGCAGTGCGCGAGCAGCAGAACCATCGCTCGCACTGACGAAGCTCGGACTCCTTCCCCGCAGAGCACGAACCCCTGTGGGTCGACCGTCCAGACGGCGTCCGGGGCGGGTTGTTAACAGGGGTCAGTGAACTAATGAATAAACATAATAACAAGTGAATGCGAGAAGAATCAACTCAAGTCATTGAGTTTGTGCCTGAATGTGAAACTAATTATCACAAACTTTGGTGTAGAGCCAACAAGGCAAAGGTCTAATTTTGTTATTGTGCAGAGAAAAGGTTGTGTAACGTTCCGACACGTGGCTGCAGTGAAGTCAGTCAGTCTCAGAGGTGGACGTGCAGACGTGCAGCCCCCCCATCTGCTGATGTTTTCCAGCCGGCTCTGTTTCTTGTCTCCCCTCAGGTGTCAGGACGTGGTCTGGAGTCTCTCAGAGGTGATACTCTCATGGACCACCATGGCAGATGCGTCTGCAGAAGGCCGGGCTCAGGATCTGTTTGATGAGTTTGTGTCAGCAGTGACCTGCAGGGCGGTGCTGCGTGCCTTCAGCCAGCTGTGTGAGCATCTGCATCTGGACCGCAGCGCCGCTGAAAGGCCGTTGTATCGGCCAATCAAACAGCGCCTTAACTACTGGAAGGCCAATGCTCTGTGGACTAAACTGGACCGAAGGGCGGCTCAGCAGGAGAACCTGAGGGCCCGGGCCTGCAACAGCATCACAGTATGCAGCCATGCGGATCAGAGCCACAgccacaggtgtgtgtttgatcagctgatcagtctTCTTGTCTTTCAGTGTGTGGTGATTGGGGCGGGACCCTGTGGTCTGAGGACAGCAGTGGAGCTGAGCTTTATGGGCGCTCGGGTGGTGCTGCTAGAGAAGAGGGACTCATTCTCTAGGAACAATGTACTGCACCTGTGGCCTTTCACCATCTATGACCTGCGGGGCCTTGGGGCCAAAAAGTTCTATGGGAAGTTCTGCGCCGGTTCCATCGACCACATCAGTAGGTCTGGGACGGTATTGGTATTTGTGGGTGAGAGCACCATCCTGTGGCCAACGGGTTTCCTCTCTGCAGGTATccgtcagctgcagctggtcctgCTGAAGGTTGCCTTGCTGCTGGGCGTTGAAGTCCATGTCGGTGTGGAGTTTAAAAACCTTGTGGATCCACCAGAAGACCAGCACCGACGCAGTGAGAGCGACGTTCCTCAATCAGCAGTCCGCTCCTACGTTAACTATGCCTCTCTCACTATTGGTCTACCTGTGCAGAGGTCGGCTTCAGGGTGGAGGTGATGCCCAAGTCCCACCCGGTCAGTCAGCTGGAGTTTGACGTCATCATTGGCGCAGACGGACGCAGGAACACCCTGCCAGGTGAGACGTCCCGTAGAGCTCAGCTCAGCCCAGAAGTCGCCCGAACATGGACCCAGAGCCGAGCCGAGGCTGAGCTTTGTCTTCTGAACAGGCTTCCGGCGTAAAGAGTTCAGGGGGAAGCTGGCCATCGCCATCACGGCCAACTTTAAGAACCGGAACACGACTGCGGAGGCCAAAGTGGAGGAGATTAGTGGTGTGGCGTTCATCTTCAACCAGAGGTTCTTCCAGGACCTGCGGCAGGAAACCGGTACCAGGATGAGCAGTGGTTGTCGCTGGCAGAGGACTTCAAGTAAAGTGACTTGTGTTCTTTCTGTTGTGGCCGTTTCAGGCATCGACCTGGAGAACATCGTGTATTATAAAGACGACACACACTACTTTGTGATGACGGCCAAGAAGCAGAGTCTGTTGGACAAAGGTGTCATCCTGCAGGTAAACCAACAGAACCTTTGGACTGGAGCACGTCCCGTCTCAGTCCGGGTCACACACATTTTATCTCCATCAGGACTTTGCCGAGACAGAGCAGCTTCTGTCTCGGGGAAACGTGGACCAAGATGCACTGCAGGCGTACGCCCGCGAGGCCGCCGGCTTCTCCACCAGTCACCAGCTGCCCTCTCTGGACTTTGCCATGAACCAGTATGGGCAGCCGGACGTGGCCATGTTCGACTTCACCTGTATGTACGCCTCTGAAAACGCTGCCATGGTCCGCCAGCGCCGCGGACACCAGCTGCTGGTCACACTGGTGGGGGACAGCCTGCTGGAGGTGagacaggctgcaggtggtgagACATGCAGTTGCATTGGCTTCTTTCGACAAACCCGTGTGCCTCTCTTCAGCCCTTCTGGCCAATGGGGACAGGTGTGGCTCGGGGCTTTCTGGCTGCTCTGGACTCGGCCTGGATGATCCGACGCTGGGCTCGGGGGGGGGCTGCTCTAGATGTCCTGGCGGAGAGGTGAGGAGGCTCGGATCACACTAGGTCTCTCTTCTCTATGTCCCCATCTCACGACTTGTACGTCTTTCAGAGAGAGTCTGTACCGTCTCCTCCCTCAGGCGACGCCGGAGAACATGCAGCGGAACGTCAACCTGTTCTCTGTGGATCCAGCAACCAGATACCTGAATGTCAGCCCTCTGAGCATCACTCCTGCTCAGGTACAACAAACAATGTCCTGACCCCTGGACTGTTAACACACAGCTCAGATAAGACATTGTTTTCTTCATCATGTGGTTCTGTTAAAATCAGTGGGGCAGAAACTGGGCAATGTTATGATGGGGACAACTACCAAAACACTTGACCAGCTCCTGCTTTGCTGGACACACATTCTCAATCACTCCATGAGTTCCTCAAGTCTCATAATAGAGGTTTGAGCAGGGGAAGTTCTGAAGGGTAATGTGGGTTGGGATGTGCCTGTGTGGTGCCGATCAAGTGGATCAGGTGGGACAGTTCACAGAAGTCACTGGTTTGTAGCTCAGAGCTCCAGAGCTGGATCCACTGTTCAGAGTGAGGAGATATGCTGATGAACAGCGGCAGACAATCTGAGCAGCTTGTGGACGGtccaaatgaaaaacaacaagttTACGATGATTAAAATCTACATCTTGTCCTGAACTGTGTGGCTGATTGGGGCTCGTGTCTGCAGGTGAGACACCTGGTGGACACAGGTGAGGAGGCGGGGCCAACCTCAGACCGTGGTACCGTACGATCACCCCGGTTCCTCAGACGGGGTGAGTTTGAACTTCGGTGAGCTGTGACTGTGCCccctgtgtttctgctgatcTCTAAATATCAGGGGAACACTGAAGTCCTGTCTCTGCTCTTTCTCAGAGTCCTTCTCTCAGTCGAATCAGCTGCTGAGCTGGTGTCAGCAGCAGACCTGTGGTTACCGTGGTGTCGCCATTGGTGACTTAACATCGTCCTGGAGGAGCGGCCTCGCTCTCTGCGCTTTGATTCACAGATACCGACCAGATCTCATGTAATTGATACAAAGCTGTAGCGTGAACCACAATGATTCTCCCAGTACCTGTGATGCATTATGGTAACCCTGTACAACCCTGTAGGCTGAATAATGACATGTTAAGGCCTTACTCTGTTGATTTTAGAGTTTTAACTTTTGAATTGATTAATGACATCAAGTTAAATTTCAGACCTCTGatgtttaagaccttacacaactaaacccaatagatcccacatacagcaagcctttactTACAATTTAACCGCAACAttggagaggaaaggaggaggaggttccagaggagaggagcttggtagctaaaagctctgcttcccgttctacatttaaagactctatgaaccacaagtagcccagtgctctgagaatGAAACGTTCTGCtaggagcataaggaactatgaggtctttaagatgaGAAGGAGCTTTTCATTAAGTGTGTAGGAGAATTTAAagtctatcctacattttacaggcagccagtgcagagaagctaatgtaggagaaatgtgatctctctttctaagtcccatcagaactctggctgcagcatttttaatAAGCTaagtaggctttttaaggagctgttaggacatcctatgagtaaggagttacagtagtccagcctagaggtaacaaatggatgaaactagaccattgtctaaagctaagagaagatcattagcgACTCTAAAACCGTTGCTCTTTCCTGTGTTTTGAAAAAGCGAGCAATTCTGTGAAAATTGAAAAGCAGAATATGGCCTCTAATACAAGTATATCAGCAGATTGACAGTATCATTGTTTTACAGATGTATGTAATAATCAATTGTTGCTCTTAACCCTCAGAGACTTCGAATCTCTCGATGAGACTTTGGTGGAAGACAACACTCGTCTGGGTTTCGATGTGGCTGAGCAAGAGTTTGGGATTTCTCCTCTGATGACGGTAGAAGAGATGCTGTCAGTGGAAGAACCAGATTCTCTGTCGATGGTGATGTACCTGAGTCAGTTCTACCAGCTGCTCAAAGACTCGCCCCCTCCAGCAGGTAGGATGTGGAGCCGGTGCAGACTGGTGTTAGCCCACAGTAAAGTCCTCAGGTCAGTCAAATGCAGTGTCTGCATCTTCCAGGTGGATTGTGTCATAATGCTGACCTGAGATCAGCACTCATCACTCCAGCCTCCCTGCTCAGCAGACTGGGCCACAGTCCCTCTAGGAAAAGAAACCCAAAGGTACTTGCCAACAGTTTTCAACTACTGACACAGTTCTGACTCATCCAGTTGTTTCTGCCTGGACAGGaccagagagaagctgcaggtAAGAAGAGGAAAACTAGTCGAAGTCCAGAACAGGAGGtgagacaaaaaaacagaaatacaaGGCTCCATAAAAGtagtaaaaaataattaatgCTTTATTAAATTCTGGCCATAAAAAAGGGGCAAATCCTTGGTGTCTTGTGTGAACACATGCCTTTTACAGTCATGTGACCTGGGTGATGATGTTGCCAGCCAGGTGTGCATGGGCGGGTCCAGAGTCCGTCTGATGGCGAACCAGCTCCAAGCAAAGCTGGACGAGAGCTTGTCCACCTGCAGGAGTTCTTCTTCTGCGTCCTTACGTCGCCAGGTGGGACTAGTTTGATGCATGTTATTTCATCAGTATCAGTCTGATCACTGCTTAAACACAACCGTGACTCCGTCTTTGACCAGCAGGGGGAGCTGATATCTAGCTCGTCTCCTCCTTCAGAGTCTACGGACACTGCTGTCCCCGCATTGCCATGGAGACCGGTACATGTTGGTAGTGTGTAGAGCCCTGAGACAAACCCATAGAAAACCCTCGTTCAGTTTTAGTTTTCAGTCCTCCTTCTTTGACCTCAAACTGGTCCTCAAGGTCCGGTGTGCTTCTGGTTCTCCATCTatctctgctgatcaccttggtCCGATGAAAAGGTGTTTTTTCCAGCTGTTGATGGACTGAGCCCTAATTTGATGGTGGCCAGTACAagctggagcagggagatggagaACCAGCCAAGAGGCCCGACTTCGACGCCCCTGCTGTAGATCTAACGACTGGTCCtgattctgttttctgtttgtcagaAGAAACGCACTCTTCTACAGGAACAGATGAGTTTTCGGTTTAAAGAGAAGATCAAGTCTCAGTCTATGGACAGTGATGAGCAGGTACCAGCCTGTGACCCGTTGGGTCTGTGGACGCCCTAGACCCAAACCCCCATGTTCAGGGTTAAGTGAGGCTGCAGTTCAGCAAACATTCTTTGGGTGACAGTGACTCATGTGATGAGTCTGCAGATCAACAAGTGGCTTTGCGTGAATCGCTGGATTGTTGCCGATTGCTGCAGCTGTAATAAACAAACTCCCAAGCTCCACGTGTTTGCTGACTCTGCAGCTTCAGGAGATGCTGGACTCATCGTAAACGGCATTCGTTTCTTAGCCACAGCCTGGAAAATTCAGAGAGAACTCGAACCAGCACAAATGAATTACAATAACTTCAGAGCGTAACGTCTTTGTGTCATTGTGCTGTGACCAGTGTAGCGCTGTTCCTCTGGGCCAGCGCTGATGTGTGTTTACTCCTCTCCAGGTCGCTGTGGGCAGCAGTGACATGTGCTTCTTCTGTAAGAAGAGAGTTTATGTGATGGAGCGTCTCAGCGCCGAGGGGTTGTTCTTCCATCGCAGCTGTTTCCAGTGtgatcactgcagcagctccctccgcCCGGCCGCATACACCTACGACCACCACAGCGGTGAGTGGGCGGACGTGGGGGGCAGGTGTAGCTGGGTGGAGTcaggctggagggaggaggggctgaCCTTTGTGATTTCACGCTGCTCCCCATCTGTTCTAGTTAGAAGCTCATGATGCCGTCATGTGACCCCTGGACTGGGCTGCGAACGCTCCGTTAGAGCCGCCAGCCTCGCTCGCCCACAGAGCGAGTACTGTGCCGTGGAGCTCCAGGACAAACCacatctctgtttgtttgtcctaTTAGCAGCCAGTGGGTTGGAGAGAAGGCGGGAAACCTCCTGCATGTCCATATATAAACATCTGGCCTGATGTTGTGTCTTTGCTCAGGGAGGTTCTTCTGTCTTCAGCACCACAACGATCGCCTGGATGCTCCGGCTGTGAGGAAAAGGCCGACGCCGTGCGACGGAGCCGCTTCCCATCGAACATCAGTGGTAAAAACGTTTCCTcacactgaagctgctgatgtaaaAACTGAACTGGGTTCTAGACTTGAACCTGGACAGGACCTGCTTCTGGTCAGTAACAGAACCGGTCCCACCGTTCAGGCTCATCGTGCCTGTGCCAGTGGTTCTGAGTTCGTTAGGTGGTTGCGGGTGGAGCTGGTACTGTCCCGAACAGGTGTGGATCATTTCAGGTGCTGGGGATCACAGAGGTGCTGTTAAATCTTGGTTCTGGCTTCTGGCTTTAATCACTTGCAGCACTAGCTCATGAGCAGGAATGTGACGTTTGTGGTTCTGTGGAGGTCCAGTTGTTCACTTTCTGTTTGCAGGCGTCTGCAGGTTCAGatttctccgtctcctcctccaactcgCTGATCTCAGTCGACCGTCGCTCCTCAGGTGAGCTCCCTTCAGTCTGGTCCTTGGTTCACACTGAGCACATCTTAAACTAGAATCAATGttggcttcagtgtgtgtgtgtgtgtgtctgtgtgtgtgtctgtgtgtgtgtgcgactgtgttggtgtgtttgcaGCGGTTTCTATGATGACTGCGAGGCCCGAGCGAATCGAGCTGGAAAACTACCGACGCAGCTCGACACAGGTGTCGACggacctgcaggaggagccggaggaggtCTCGGAGGAAGTCCTCAACCGGTTCAACCTGAGCccggaccagaaccacagccacaggtCCAGGTTAGACCTGGTCCGTGTGGAAGCTTAATAGAGAGTGAAGGGTTAGAGATGACGAGGTGTGAGGTAGATACAGTACCGGCCCATCCGGGTCTCATCATTGGTACCGGGTCCATTTTTCATCTTATGCTTTCTGTTGGTGTCCATTGTGTTCTCTGGTGCTGTTCTACTGTTTGACCAATGGactcattaaaaaaaatcacggTCAAAAGTTTTTCTGCACGTAAATGTGAACATGTGTTTGACTTTACATGAACAGATGCAGCATCAGTCATGGCTGTTTATCATCTGCTCTTATTTCAGTTCAGggactgaggatgaggagggaggaagagggggtcgAAGCCATGTGACCTCACACAAAAGTGCATGGagcaaaacactgcagctccCCTTGAGGTgcaatgaggaggaagatgaagagccGGAGTCCAGCGATGGTGGGTGCGGAGGTGACGGAGTGACTGTGTGACAGGGTGACTGTGTGACAGGATGACTGTGTGACAGGGTGACTGTGTGACGGGGTTACTCCGTGACCTAGTGACTGTGTGACAGGGTGACTATGTGACTTGGTGACAGTACCTTATTTGATTTCTGAATGTTACGTGTGACATTGCTATAGTTACTCCGGCGCTGACTGGGCCCTTCTTGCTTCTCTTTCTGCCTTTCTGGCACCACacgcacagaggaggaagagttttGTCTTCTTGCCTCCCGAAGCTTTTCGTCAGCGGCAGGAGGTGACGTTAAGAATCCCGACACACCTGTGGAATCTGGCTCCACCTCCAACCTGCAGCCTTTTCCTTTATCGGACACTTCTCCCACTGGCCTCACGCCCAGCACTGCCTCCTATCTCACCAGCCCTGACTCCACCCACGAGGTGGACAAGGACTCACCCCCACCCACAGCTTCCCAGAAACACGTCCCCCAAGAAAGGGGCTCCATCCATGATGTCAGCCCCATACAGTCACAGAAGACGCACCTCCCACAGCAGGATGGAAGGGTGGAGGActgggaggtgggaggggggaAACCTAGAGGAACCTGCAGCCTCCCCGCTCTGCAGGGTGGGGGTGCTGcactcctccttcagctcaaGGCTCTCAGACCAGTGGAGATGGAAGAGGGTGGGCCCCGGGCTCTGTGGAGAACAGTTTTTCCAGGacacaggaaggagaagaaCCGCAGGGGCGGAACCTCAGCTTCAAGCTCAGACCGGCTCACAGTACGAGAGTCAGGTGACGATCAAATAAATCAACACTGCAACAACTCAGTGTCGTGATGATGCACTAACAGTATTTTCTGCTTTCAGAGCACACGCGTCTGACTGAAGATTCTGATCTGGATTCCTCCACGTTGCTGCAGAGATGTTCAGTGGAACCCAGAAACAACGTGAGTTCAATGTGCCTTTAATAGCTCTGCTAATGACATCAACTatgcagagaagcagctgtggttttttttaaaactgcgTTCTCCAAGCTTAGAATAGAGGCGGCGGTCTCCTCGCACTCAGCTAACCTGTCTGTCTAATGTTTCAGCTGCGTGTGGAGCTGGTTGACCTCATGTCTGAAATTCAGAGAGTTAcaataaaggaggaggaggagaaccaggagGTATCCGCGGTTCTAGATTCAGAAACAAGCCGTGGTTTTAGTAGGTTTGAAATGACATAATTAGAAACCAGGTCTTTTCCCCAAACCCCAAAGGATGTTGTCTGCGAAACATGGCTTTAATTTGAGAATCTGCCAGCTGTTAGAAATTGTCTGATGAAGTTCTCACTCGTTTTCGTCTCAGGCTGCGTATGTTCCTCACGCTCTGGCTTTCAAACGAGCGTACGCCATCAAGGTACTGAGCAGAATAGTGGTAGTCTGACTTTATCCAGTTGGCGTCTTAGCTCCCGTCCAGCATCTGCTGTTCATCTACTGACATGGCCATTGGTGTCCCCAGAGATGCTCTATGAGGAAGGACCACTTCCACGACTCAGACGGACAGTCCTCCTGTCCCACGGAGGTCTTGGGGGTCCTTGTGCAGCCAAGGGAGCCTTCCAGTTTGAGTGTGAAGGAGACGCTGTTCCAAGGgggtcaggaggaggaagacaattTGGACGCCCAAATCACCAGACGGGTGCAGAGAGCCGCTCGAAGACAGGCTAAACAGGACCAGCTGAAGAGGCTCCACAAGGCTC
Above is a window of Betta splendens chromosome 9, fBetSpl5.4, whole genome shotgun sequence DNA encoding:
- the LOC114862396 gene encoding protein-methionine sulfoxide oxidase mical3b-like isoform X5; this translates as MADASAEGRAQDLFDEFVSAVTCRAVLRAFSQLCEHLHLDRSAAERPLYRPIKQRLNYWKANALWTKLDRRAAQQENLRARACNSITCVVIGAGPCGLRTAVELSFMGARVVLLEKRDSFSRNNVLHLWPFTIYDLRGLGAKKFYGKFCAGSIDHISIRQLQLVLLKVALLLGVEVHVGVEFKNLVDPPEDQHRRKVGFRVEVMPKSHPVSQLEFDVIIGADGRRNTLPGFRRKEFRGKLAIAITANFKNRNTTAEAKVEEISGVAFIFNQRFFQDLRQETGIDLENIVYYKDDTHYFVMTAKKQSLLDKGVILQDFAETEQLLSRGNVDQDALQAYAREAAGFSTSHQLPSLDFAMNQYGQPDVAMFDFTCMYASENAAMVRQRRGHQLLVTLVGDSLLEPFWPMGTGVARGFLAALDSAWMIRRWARGGAALDVLAERESLYRLLPQATPENMQRNVNLFSVDPATRYLNVSPLSITPAQVRHLVDTGEEAGPTSDRGTVRSPRFLRRESFSQSNQLLSWCQQQTCGYRGVAIGDLTSSWRSGLALCALIHRYRPDLIDFESLDETLVEDNTRLGFDVAEQEFGISPLMTVEEMLSVEEPDSLSMVMYLSQFYQLLKDSPPPAGGLCHNADLRSALITPASLLSRLGHSPSRKRNPKDQREAAGKKRKTSRSPEQESCDLGDDVASQVCMGGSRVRLMANQLQAKLDESLSTCRSSSSASLRRQQGELISSSSPPSESTDTAVPALPWRPKKRTLLQEQMSFRFKEKIKSQSMDSDEQVAVGSSDMCFFCKKRVYVMERLSAEGLFFHRSCFQCDHCSSSLRPAAYTYDHHSGRFFCLQHHNDRLDAPAVRKRPTPCDGAASHRTSVASAGSDFSVSSSNSLISVDRRSSAVSMMTARPERIELENYRRSSTQVSTDLQEEPEEVSEEVLNRFNLSPDQNHSHRSSSGTEDEEGGRGGRSHVTSHKSAWSKTLQLPLRCNEEEDEEPESSDEEEEFCLLASRSFSSAAGGDVKNPDTPVESGSTSNLQPFPLSDTSPTGLTPSTASYLTSPDSTHEVDKDSPPPTASQKHVPQERGSIHDVSPIQSQKTHLPQQDGRVEDWEVGGGKPRGTCSLPALQGGGAALLLQLKALRPVEMEEGGPRALWRTVFPGHRKEKNRRGGTSASSSDRLTVRESEHTRLTEDSDLDSSTLLQRCSVEPRNNRCSMRKDHFHDSDGQSSCPTEVLGVLVQPREPSSLSVKETLFQGGQEEEDNLDAQITRRVQRAARRQAKQDQLKRLHKAQMIQRQLQQVEEKQRQLEKRGVMVEKALRGEADYWGDSTDCQDVDLLLGGLGKLDNPALMQHWFQLVQQKNSLVRYESELIIFARELELEDRQSRLQQELRERMAVDDHLKEEWQLTEERLILEEMLEVVEQRDSLVSLLEEQRLLERQEDQDLDEVIMTPGLGLSWT
- the LOC114862396 gene encoding protein-methionine sulfoxide oxidase mical3a-like isoform X4 yields the protein MADASAEGRAQDLFDEFVSAVTCRAVLRAFSQLCEHLHLDRSAAERPLYRPIKQRLNYWKANALWTKLDRRAAQQENLRARACNSITCVVIGAGPCGLRTAVELSFMGARVVLLEKRDSFSRNNVLHLWPFTIYDLRGLGAKKFYGKFCAGSIDHISIRQLQLVLLKVALLLGVEVHVGVEFKNLVDPPEDQHRRKVGFRVEVMPKSHPVSQLEFDVIIGADGRRNTLPGFRRKEFRGKLAIAITANFKNRNTTAEAKVEEISGVAFIFNQRFFQDLRQETGIDLENIVYYKDDTHYFVMTAKKQSLLDKGVILQDFAETEQLLSRGNVDQDALQAYAREAAGFSTSHQLPSLDFAMNQYGQPDVAMFDFTCMYASENAAMVRQRRGHQLLVTLVGDSLLEPFWPMGTGVARGFLAALDSAWMIRRWARGGAALDVLAERESLYRLLPQATPENMQRNVNLFSVDPATRYLNVSPLSITPAQVRHLVDTGEEAGPTSDRGTVRSPRFLRRESFSQSNQLLSWCQQQTCGYRGVAIGDLTSSWRSGLALCALIHRYRPDLIDFESLDETLVEDNTRLGFDVAEQEFGISPLMTVEEMLSVEEPDSLSMVMYLSQFYQLLKDSPPPAGGLCHNADLRSALITPASLLSRLGHSPSRKRNPKDQREAAGKKRKTSRSPEQESCDLGDDVASQVCMGGSRVRLMANQLQAKLDESLSTCRSSSSASLRRQKKRTLLQEQMSFRFKEKIKSQSMDSDEQVAVGSSDMCFFCKKRVYVMERLSAEGLFFHRSCFQCDHCSSSLRPAAYTYDHHSGRFFCLQHHNDRLDAPAVRKRPTPCDGAASHRTSVASAGSDFSVSSSNSLISVDRRSSAVSMMTARPERIELENYRRSSTQVSTDLQEEPEEVSEEVLNRFNLSPDQNHSHRSSSGTEDEEGGRGGRSHVTSHKSAWSKTLQLPLRCNEEEDEEPESSDEEEEFCLLASRSFSSAAGGDVKNPDTPVESGSTSNLQPFPLSDTSPTGLTPSTASYLTSPDSTHEVDKDSPPPTASQKHVPQERGSIHDVSPIQSQKTHLPQQDGRVEDWEVGGGKPRGTCSLPALQGGGAALLLQLKALRPVEMEEGGPRALWRTVFPGHRKEKNRRGGTSASSSDRLTVRESEHTRLTEDSDLDSSTLLQRCSVEPRNNLRVELVDLMSEIQRVTIKEEEENQEAAYVPHALAFKRAYAIKRCSMRKDHFHDSDGQSSCPTEVLGVLVQPREPSSLSVKETLFQGGQEEEDNLDAQITRRVQRAARRQAKQDQLKRLHKAQMIQRQLQQVEEKQRQLEKRGVMVEKALRGEADYWGDSTDCQDVDLLLGGLGKLDNPALMQHWFQLVQQKNSLVRYESELIIFARELELEDRQSRLQQELRERMAVDDHLKEEWQLTEERLILEEMLEVVEQRDSLVSLLEEQRLLERQEDQDLDEVIMTPGLGLSWT
- the LOC114862396 gene encoding protein-methionine sulfoxide oxidase mical3a-like isoform X1, producing the protein MADASAEGRAQDLFDEFVSAVTCRAVLRAFSQLCEHLHLDRSAAERPLYRPIKQRLNYWKANALWTKLDRRAAQQENLRARACNSITCVVIGAGPCGLRTAVELSFMGARVVLLEKRDSFSRNNVLHLWPFTIYDLRGLGAKKFYGKFCAGSIDHISIRQLQLVLLKVALLLGVEVHVGVEFKNLVDPPEDQHRRKVGFRVEVMPKSHPVSQLEFDVIIGADGRRNTLPGFRRKEFRGKLAIAITANFKNRNTTAEAKVEEISGVAFIFNQRFFQDLRQETGIDLENIVYYKDDTHYFVMTAKKQSLLDKGVILQDFAETEQLLSRGNVDQDALQAYAREAAGFSTSHQLPSLDFAMNQYGQPDVAMFDFTCMYASENAAMVRQRRGHQLLVTLVGDSLLEPFWPMGTGVARGFLAALDSAWMIRRWARGGAALDVLAERESLYRLLPQATPENMQRNVNLFSVDPATRYLNVSPLSITPAQVRHLVDTGEEAGPTSDRGTVRSPRFLRRESFSQSNQLLSWCQQQTCGYRGVAIGDLTSSWRSGLALCALIHRYRPDLIDFESLDETLVEDNTRLGFDVAEQEFGISPLMTVEEMLSVEEPDSLSMVMYLSQFYQLLKDSPPPAGGLCHNADLRSALITPASLLSRLGHSPSRKRNPKDQREAAGKKRKTSRSPEQESCDLGDDVASQVCMGGSRVRLMANQLQAKLDESLSTCRSSSSASLRRQQGELISSSSPPSESTDTAVPALPWRPKKRTLLQEQMSFRFKEKIKSQSMDSDEQVAVGSSDMCFFCKKRVYVMERLSAEGLFFHRSCFQCDHCSSSLRPAAYTYDHHSGRFFCLQHHNDRLDAPAVRKRPTPCDGAASHRTSVASAGSDFSVSSSNSLISVDRRSSAVSMMTARPERIELENYRRSSTQVSTDLQEEPEEVSEEVLNRFNLSPDQNHSHRSSSGTEDEEGGRGGRSHVTSHKSAWSKTLQLPLRCNEEEDEEPESSDEEEEFCLLASRSFSSAAGGDVKNPDTPVESGSTSNLQPFPLSDTSPTGLTPSTASYLTSPDSTHEVDKDSPPPTASQKHVPQERGSIHDVSPIQSQKTHLPQQDGRVEDWEVGGGKPRGTCSLPALQGGGAALLLQLKALRPVEMEEGGPRALWRTVFPGHRKEKNRRGGTSASSSDRLTVRESEHTRLTEDSDLDSSTLLQRCSVEPRNNLRVELVDLMSEIQRVTIKEEEENQEAAYVPHALAFKRAYAIKRCSMRKDHFHDSDGQSSCPTEVLGVLVQPREPSSLSVKETLFQGGQEEEDNLDAQITRRVQRAARRQAKQDQLKRLHKAQMIQRQLQQVEEKQRQLEKRGVMVEKALRGEADYWGDSTDCQDVDLLLGGLGKLDNPALMQHWFQLVQQKNSLVRYESELIIFARELELEDRQSRLQQELRERMAVDDHLKEEWQLTEERLILEEMLEVVEQRDSLVSLLEEQRLLERQEDQDLDEVIMTPGLGLSWT